In Acidobacteriota bacterium, one DNA window encodes the following:
- a CDS encoding undecaprenyl-diphosphate phosphatase yields the protein MHVWQAIILGVIQGVTEFLPVSSTAHLILVPWFFHWPDPGLTFDVALHAGTLLAIIGFFFMTWIRIIRAGFGAAIDIHTGAPISGPALALQRRLLWFMVLATIPGGIIGLLFNKEIESTWRNPLIIAASLIVVGIVMGWADHMPELRAANNHNADVAAEAGSRVAQGSSVAAVATARTTSAGKDFDKTSVWEAWWIGCAQAVAVIPGISRSGATITAGLFAGLTREAAARFSFLLATPIIAGAVLYKFHNVHKLGGIPAGMHAPFVAGVIASALVGIASIWLFIRFLKLNTLRFFVWYRIILGLIVLALFFHGFKAF from the coding sequence ATCCACGTCTGGCAAGCCATCATCCTCGGCGTCATCCAGGGCGTCACCGAATTCCTGCCGGTCTCCAGCACCGCGCACCTCATTCTGGTGCCGTGGTTCTTCCACTGGCCCGATCCCGGCCTGACCTTCGACGTGGCGCTGCACGCCGGCACGCTGCTGGCTATCATCGGCTTCTTCTTCATGACTTGGATCCGTATCATCCGCGCCGGCTTCGGCGCCGCCATCGACATTCACACCGGCGCGCCCATCAGCGGCCCGGCGCTGGCGCTGCAGCGCCGCCTGCTGTGGTTCATGGTTTTGGCCACGATTCCCGGCGGCATCATCGGCCTGCTGTTCAATAAGGAGATCGAATCCACCTGGCGCAATCCGCTCATCATTGCGGCCAGTCTGATCGTTGTCGGCATTGTGATGGGCTGGGCCGACCACATGCCCGAGCTTCGCGCGGCTAACAACCATAATGCAGACGTTGCGGCAGAAGCCGGGTCGCGTGTCGCTCAAGGCAGCTCCGTCGCGGCAGTCGCGACGGCGAGGACCACCTCCGCAGGCAAGGATTTCGACAAAACCTCAGTCTGGGAAGCCTGGTGGATCGGCTGCGCCCAAGCCGTCGCCGTCATTCCCGGCATCTCGCGCTCCGGCGCGACCATCACTGCCGGCCTGTTCGCCGGCCTGACGCGCGAAGCCGCCGCCCGCTTTTCTTTCCTGCTCGCCACGCCCATCATCGCCGGCGCGGTGCTCTACAAATTTCACAACGTCCACAAGCTAGGCGGCATTCCCGCTGGCATGCACGCACCCTTCGTCGCCGGCGTGATCGCCTCTGCCCTCGTCGGCATCGCCTCCATCTGGCTCTTCATCCGATTCCTCAAGCTCAACACCCTGCGCTTCTTCGTCTGGTACCGCATTATCCTCGGCCTGATCGTCCTCGCCCTGTTCTTCCACGGCTTCAAGGCGTTTTAG
- a CDS encoding aminotransferase class V-fold PLP-dependent enzyme, giving the protein MSWQSEFADFEGEGVVYLNAATQAPMPLGAARAAETAIGWKQQPQRIPGDEYLGLPDRVRRLLGRLFGGEPDEFAITSGASSGLRVVAAQYDWRAGDEILIAKGEFPSHFTAFRPLEAARGVKVRVVAPRGAFISAADFVAAITPQTRLISASVVRSNDGSRLDAAALASACRSAGITLVLDLAQCAGALPLQLGDLGADFVVCSGYKWLLGPYGTGFFWVCKPAMEKLLPGPFYWMASEGAGNFDDLTRFENPVPVAGARRWDAPETANFINLAAFEAGLEWIAKAGVDAIAAHTAKLVEQLIAGLPQERYELASPAEAAERGPYVCIRPRDIALLPALTEKLARGNVFTSVRGGSLRLSPYVYNTERDIERLVALL; this is encoded by the coding sequence ATGAGCTGGCAGTCCGAATTTGCGGATTTTGAAGGCGAAGGGGTGGTTTACCTCAACGCTGCGACGCAGGCGCCCATGCCGCTCGGGGCCGCGCGCGCGGCGGAGACGGCGATTGGGTGGAAGCAGCAGCCGCAGCGCATTCCCGGTGACGAGTATTTGGGCCTTCCGGACCGGGTCCGGAGGCTGCTAGGGAGGCTATTCGGCGGCGAGCCAGACGAATTTGCCATCACTTCGGGGGCGAGCAGCGGGCTGAGAGTGGTTGCGGCGCAGTATGACTGGCGGGCGGGCGATGAAATTCTGATCGCCAAGGGCGAGTTTCCCTCGCACTTTACGGCCTTCCGGCCGCTGGAAGCGGCGCGGGGCGTGAAGGTGCGCGTGGTCGCGCCGCGTGGGGCGTTTATCAGCGCAGCGGATTTTGTGGCGGCGATTACGCCGCAAACGCGGCTGATTTCGGCGAGCGTGGTGCGCTCGAATGACGGCTCGCGGCTCGACGCCGCCGCGCTCGCGTCGGCCTGCCGAAGTGCAGGCATCACGCTGGTGCTGGACCTGGCGCAGTGCGCGGGCGCGCTACCGCTGCAGCTTGGTGATCTGGGCGCTGATTTTGTGGTCTGCTCGGGCTACAAGTGGCTGCTGGGGCCGTACGGGACGGGATTTTTCTGGGTGTGCAAGCCGGCCATGGAGAAGCTGCTGCCAGGGCCGTTTTACTGGATGGCGAGCGAGGGAGCGGGGAATTTCGACGACCTTACGCGCTTCGAGAACCCGGTGCCGGTGGCAGGCGCGCGGCGTTGGGACGCGCCCGAAACGGCCAATTTCATAAATCTGGCGGCGTTCGAAGCTGGGCTGGAATGGATCGCAAAGGCGGGCGTGGACGCCATCGCTGCACACACGGCCAAGTTGGTGGAGCAACTGATTGCCGGCTTGCCGCAGGAACGCTACGAGCTGGCCAGCCCGGCGGAGGCGGCCGAGCGCGGCCCGTATGTCTGCATCCGTCCGCGCGACATCGCATTGCTGCCGGCCCTGACGGAAAAGCTCGCGCGTGGGAACGTCTTTACCAGCGTGCGTGGCGGCTCACTGCGGCTTTCGCCGTACGTCTACAACACCGAACGCGATATCGAGCGGCTGGTCGCGCTGCTCTAG
- a CDS encoding universal stress protein, whose protein sequence is MIRLSSASDVALIQTILFPVDFSPACAAAAPFVRNLAGIFGARVTLLHVIKPFDFSAFELLGRTVPEIEAEQGGLARQRLDAFLAQDLPAPSCVRKIALGEPAEEIATAARTHHFDLIVIPTYSEGAFRHALLGSTAAKVLNDADCAVLTPQHSVDRQVHAAGQRQIACAIRLDDEGARVLRYAGQLAQAAGAQLSILHVLPVRESDLTVLFDREEEQPARNAQQRISDLQRSAGTHAEVRLASGPIRQTILDAADALHPGLLVIGRSPVAGALGRMRDLTYALIRDAHCPVLSI, encoded by the coding sequence TTGATCAGGTTGAGCTCGGCTTCTGACGTGGCCCTGATCCAAACCATTCTCTTCCCCGTCGACTTCTCCCCCGCCTGCGCCGCGGCCGCGCCCTTCGTCCGCAACCTGGCAGGTATCTTCGGCGCCCGCGTGACCCTGCTCCACGTAATCAAGCCGTTCGACTTCAGCGCATTCGAACTCCTTGGCCGTACCGTGCCTGAAATCGAAGCAGAGCAGGGCGGTCTTGCACGGCAGCGCCTTGACGCCTTCCTTGCGCAAGATCTGCCCGCACCCTCATGCGTGCGCAAGATCGCCTTGGGTGAACCCGCGGAGGAAATCGCCACCGCCGCCCGGACCCACCACTTTGATTTGATTGTCATCCCTACCTACTCCGAAGGCGCGTTCCGCCACGCGCTGCTGGGTTCCACCGCCGCTAAGGTTCTCAACGACGCCGATTGCGCGGTGCTCACCCCGCAACATTCGGTCGACCGGCAGGTCCACGCTGCCGGCCAGCGCCAGATCGCCTGCGCCATCCGCCTCGACGACGAAGGTGCCCGCGTCCTGCGCTATGCCGGCCAGCTCGCCCAGGCGGCCGGTGCCCAACTCTCGATCCTTCACGTGCTGCCCGTTCGCGAGTCCGATCTGACCGTCTTGTTTGACCGCGAAGAGGAACAGCCGGCCCGCAATGCGCAGCAAAGAATCAGCGACCTGCAGCGCTCCGCCGGCACGCACGCGGAGGTACGCCTCGCCAGCGGCCCCATCCGGCAAACCATCCTGGATGCCGCCGACGCGCTGCATCCCGGACTGCTCGTCATCGGCCGCAGCCCCGTCGCCGGCGCCCTGGGCCGCATGCGTGACCTTACCTATGCCCTCATCCGCGACGCCCACTGCCCCGTCCTGAGTATTTGA
- a CDS encoding DNA translocase FtsK → MEVGQYFSRSVFQRRGTAVGAEKAQGVLLIRKHSSDLAPVPSSIPWEPGDFGGGYDGAVHPLRPTTNRRFNELVGLLILVLAALLLLALVSYHPADPSWDTAAVVTRPANWVGPVGATAADVLFQLFGLASFLLVLGLGFLARNWFRAPRSQSLHRSHVLGLLLSMVGLAALIAELPWQLLWRGSVPLHGLVGLLVASALIAAFNPIGAYLLTVTALLAGLFLATKFSFSATQTWWSENVAPRMGWAAPLVRPFAVMRSSWRNWQAKRQARKQEKEQERARPRRAAAAEVATTFIPARVPQPEPETAAARARRATIETEDEPAPVTIHMRELAPAPAAKAVRVSTGQYKTPPLSLLQPAPPGNQVEEAELRDMAERLTAKCEEFSVGGQVVQINPGPVVTTYEFKPEAGVKYSRITALNDDLCLALAAESVYIERIPGKSTVGIEVPNPHRETIYLREIIASEAFQRSKSPLTMALGKDANGAIVVSDLTAMPHLLIAGSTGSGKSVALNSMIVSLLYKATPDQVRFILVDPKRLELGLYDGIPHLYTPIITEPKQAANALRNATREMERRLKLLASCGVRNIAQYNRRFENSAPGLFENLNPAEENRPLPYIVIVIDELADLMIVDAHNVEESITRLAQMARAVGIHLILATQRPSVDVITGLIKANFPARISFRVATRVDSRTILDSQGAELLLGKGDMLFLPPGTSRFHRVHGAFVTEPEIGGVVENWSKQGQPEMDDTFLDAPAEEEDRGQGSGARAQEESPAGGVPSGEENDPMFEDAVRVVVEYGKASTSLLQRRLRIGYGRAAHLIDLMYNDGIVGPADGPKPREVLKRPDWISEVEEVLR, encoded by the coding sequence ATGGAAGTGGGTCAGTATTTCAGTAGATCAGTATTTCAGCGACGCGGGACGGCTGTGGGTGCGGAGAAGGCGCAAGGTGTGCTCCTTATTCGCAAGCATAGCAGTGATCTGGCGCCCGTACCTAGCTCGATACCCTGGGAGCCGGGGGATTTCGGCGGTGGCTATGATGGGGCTGTGCATCCTCTTCGGCCCACTACCAACCGGCGCTTTAATGAGCTGGTCGGGCTGCTGATCCTGGTACTGGCGGCACTGCTGCTGCTGGCGCTGGTGTCGTACCATCCGGCGGATCCGTCGTGGGATACGGCGGCGGTGGTGACGCGACCAGCAAATTGGGTGGGGCCCGTGGGGGCAACCGCCGCGGATGTCCTATTTCAGCTTTTTGGGCTGGCATCGTTTCTGCTGGTTTTGGGGCTGGGATTTTTGGCGCGGAACTGGTTTCGAGCGCCACGTTCGCAGTCGCTGCACCGGAGTCACGTTTTGGGGTTGCTGCTGAGTATGGTGGGGCTGGCGGCGCTGATCGCCGAGCTACCGTGGCAGCTTTTGTGGCGGGGCAGCGTGCCGCTGCATGGGCTGGTGGGCCTGTTGGTGGCGAGTGCGCTGATTGCGGCGTTCAATCCGATTGGCGCGTATCTGCTGACGGTCACGGCGCTGCTAGCGGGATTGTTCCTGGCGACCAAGTTCTCATTCAGCGCCACGCAGACGTGGTGGTCGGAAAACGTTGCACCCAGAATGGGTTGGGCCGCGCCGCTGGTGCGGCCGTTTGCGGTGATGCGGTCGAGCTGGCGGAACTGGCAGGCGAAGCGACAGGCGCGGAAGCAGGAAAAAGAGCAGGAGCGGGCGCGGCCACGGCGCGCGGCCGCAGCCGAGGTTGCCACGACATTTATTCCGGCGCGTGTGCCACAGCCGGAGCCGGAGACGGCAGCCGCGCGCGCCCGGCGCGCGACCATAGAAACTGAAGACGAGCCGGCGCCGGTCACCATTCACATGCGGGAGCTGGCGCCCGCGCCTGCGGCGAAGGCGGTGCGCGTGAGCACCGGACAGTACAAGACGCCACCGCTGTCGCTGCTGCAACCAGCGCCGCCGGGCAATCAGGTGGAAGAGGCTGAATTGCGCGACATGGCGGAGCGGCTGACGGCCAAATGCGAAGAGTTTTCGGTTGGGGGCCAGGTGGTGCAGATCAACCCCGGGCCGGTGGTGACCACTTACGAGTTCAAGCCGGAAGCGGGGGTAAAGTACAGCCGCATCACGGCGCTGAATGATGATCTGTGCCTGGCGCTGGCGGCCGAGTCGGTCTACATCGAGCGCATTCCGGGCAAGAGCACGGTCGGTATTGAGGTGCCGAACCCACACCGCGAGACGATTTACCTGCGTGAGATCATTGCGTCCGAAGCGTTTCAACGCTCGAAATCGCCACTGACGATGGCGCTGGGCAAGGATGCCAACGGGGCGATTGTGGTCAGCGATCTGACCGCCATGCCGCACCTGCTGATTGCCGGCTCGACCGGGTCGGGCAAATCGGTGGCGCTCAACAGCATGATCGTGTCGTTGCTGTACAAGGCCACGCCCGATCAGGTGCGCTTCATTCTGGTCGACCCGAAGCGGCTGGAGCTGGGCCTGTACGACGGTATTCCGCACCTCTATACGCCCATCATCACCGAACCCAAGCAGGCGGCCAACGCGCTGCGCAACGCTACGCGCGAGATGGAGCGGCGGCTGAAGCTGCTGGCAAGTTGCGGCGTGCGCAATATCGCGCAGTACAACCGGCGGTTTGAGAACTCAGCGCCGGGCCTGTTCGAGAATCTGAATCCGGCCGAGGAGAACCGTCCGCTGCCCTACATCGTGATCGTCATCGACGAGCTGGCCGATTTGATGATCGTCGATGCGCACAACGTCGAAGAGTCGATCACGCGGCTGGCGCAGATGGCGCGCGCCGTGGGCATTCACCTGATTCTGGCGACGCAGCGGCCGTCGGTGGATGTGATTACCGGCCTGATCAAGGCCAATTTCCCCGCCCGCATTTCGTTCCGCGTGGCCACGCGCGTGGACTCGCGCACGATTCTCGATTCGCAGGGCGCGGAGCTGCTGCTGGGCAAGGGCGATATGCTTTTTCTGCCGCCGGGCACGTCGCGCTTCCATCGCGTTCATGGCGCCTTCGTCACCGAGCCGGAGATTGGCGGCGTAGTCGAGAACTGGAGCAAACAGGGGCAGCCGGAGATGGACGATACGTTCCTGGATGCGCCGGCGGAAGAAGAAGATAGGGGTCAGGGGTCAGGGGCTAGGGCCCAGGAGGAATCTCCTGCCGGCGGGGTGCCGAGTGGCGAGGAGAATGACCCCATGTTCGAGGATGCGGTGCGGGTCGTGGTTGAGTACGGCAAGGCGAGCACGTCGCTCTTGCAGAGGCGGCTGCGCATCGGCTACGGCCGCGCCGCGCATTTGATCGACCTTATGTACAACGACGGCATTGTGGGTCCGGCGGATGGTCCCAAACCGCGCGAGGTCCTCAAGCGGCCCGACTGGATCAGCGAAGTCGAAGAAGTTCTACGCTAG
- a CDS encoding galactokinase — protein MSSIADQLESAGMSAGAAAAKAQLFAVLGARAGRAWFVPGRIELLGKHTDYAGGRSLLCAVERGFCVAATPRRDRRVQLTDARTGESAEFTIGELLTANWARYPATVARRLAVDGKLDYGSDILFASDLPPAAGMSSSSAFVVATYLALCGEAGPEGREALAAYLAATEVGVGTHGGSEDHTAILCCKAGRWSQYRFCPTRLEQTVAAPEDMALVIGVSGVAASKAGAAQADYNRAAAATAQILSTWNEVSGRHDATLAAAVAAGAYEPLLAQLPNALRARLEQFHNESDVWIPAAAFAAREGDWQSFGEFVACSQAGAEAALGNQIPETVALAASARRLGAVAASAFGAGFGGSVWALVPGGAAAAFRAAWQREYQKAFAAHAVESLFFESAAGPAALQIELEG, from the coding sequence TTGTCTTCGATTGCGGACCAACTTGAAAGCGCGGGCATGAGTGCGGGGGCGGCCGCCGCCAAAGCGCAACTTTTTGCCGTGCTGGGCGCGCGCGCCGGGCGGGCGTGGTTTGTGCCGGGGCGCATCGAGCTGCTGGGCAAGCACACCGACTACGCCGGCGGGCGGAGCCTGCTGTGCGCGGTCGAGCGCGGATTTTGCGTTGCGGCGACACCACGCCGCGACCGGCGCGTGCAGCTTACCGACGCACGGACGGGAGAGAGCGCCGAGTTTACGATCGGGGAGCTGTTAACGGCGAATTGGGCGCGGTATCCGGCGACGGTGGCGCGGCGGTTGGCGGTGGATGGAAAACTCGATTACGGCTCCGACATCTTGTTTGCCAGTGATTTGCCGCCGGCGGCGGGGATGAGCAGCTCGAGCGCGTTTGTCGTGGCCACGTATTTGGCTTTGTGCGGCGAAGCCGGGCCGGAGGGCAGGGAAGCCTTAGCGGCTTATCTGGCGGCGACGGAAGTGGGCGTGGGCACGCATGGCGGCAGCGAAGATCATACGGCGATTCTTTGTTGCAAGGCGGGACGCTGGAGCCAGTACCGCTTCTGCCCGACGCGGCTGGAACAGACGGTGGCCGCACCCGAGGATATGGCGTTGGTGATTGGCGTGAGCGGCGTCGCGGCCTCGAAGGCGGGCGCGGCACAGGCGGACTACAACCGGGCGGCGGCGGCGACGGCACAGATATTGTCGACCTGGAATGAGGTGAGCGGCCGGCACGACGCGACGCTAGCGGCCGCAGTGGCTGCAGGAGCGTATGAGCCGCTGCTGGCGCAGTTGCCGAACGCGCTGCGCGCCCGGCTGGAACAGTTTCACAACGAATCGGACGTCTGGATTCCAGCGGCGGCGTTTGCGGCGCGCGAGGGCGATTGGCAAAGTTTTGGCGAGTTTGTGGCTTGTTCGCAAGCGGGGGCGGAGGCGGCGCTGGGCAACCAGATCCCGGAGACAGTTGCGTTGGCCGCGAGTGCGCGGCGGCTGGGCGCGGTGGCGGCGTCGGCGTTTGGCGCCGGCTTTGGGGGTTCGGTGTGGGCGCTGGTGCCGGGCGGTGCGGCGGCGGCATTTCGCGCGGCGTGGCAGCGTGAATATCAGAAAGCGTTTGCCGCACACGCGGTGGAAAGCCTATTCTTTGAAAGCGCCGCGGGGCCAGCGGCACTGCAGATTGAGCTGGAGGGTTAA
- a CDS encoding tetratricopeptide repeat protein, translated as MAVNRREQLEEFLRHNPNDAFARYGLAMELMHRGESEAALVQFAQLQQQHPNYPAGFQQAGQLLLSLGRNGDAKTVLQRGLQAAATAGDRHAASEIQGLLDELAD; from the coding sequence ATGGCAGTAAACCGCCGCGAACAACTGGAAGAGTTTCTGCGCCACAACCCCAACGACGCCTTCGCGCGTTACGGCCTGGCGATGGAGTTAATGCACCGCGGCGAATCCGAAGCCGCGCTCGTACAGTTCGCCCAGTTGCAACAGCAGCACCCCAACTATCCTGCCGGCTTTCAACAGGCGGGCCAACTGCTGCTCTCTCTCGGTCGCAACGGCGATGCGAAAACCGTCCTGCAACGTGGCTTGCAAGCCGCCGCGACTGCCGGCGACCGCCACGCCGCCAGCGAAATCCAGGGCCTGCTCGATGAACTGGCAGACTAG
- a CDS encoding enterotoxin: protein MERREFLERGAAAVAAAMTAGWALSRGLQAQAPAIARVSGNRAKLSNDIFDVTWDSGTGLRLVSLRAPALPQLGPMPVFWLQVNGNTVDSTQLRVTAPLQQRVLQPDAGAACFAERLPGRQVTVTLADPAGAYQVRWRALLRDGSHYLRQEIEIMAGGSDVPISAVTLINLAARGARVEGKVKGSPITLTETTGESGIRKGGWFLGLEHPLSQSEVSGGRARCEFSRGLPLAANHTAVYSSVIGVAAPGQMRRDFQRYIERERAHPYRPFLHYNSWFDLGYFTPYDAYGCLDRIHAFGEQLYRRRSVQLDSFLFDDGWDNHKDWGFNRGFPDGFTPLEAATAAMGAGPGVWLSPWGGYGPPRKERLAWGKKLGYEENRYGLALSGPVYYKRFHEVCLEMVTRYGVNQFKLDGTGSNARVVPGSQFGSDFEAAISLIADMRHAKPDLFVNLTTGTYPSPFWLRYADSTWRGGYDTNFAGVGSDRQQWITYRDGATYRNVVGRGPLYPLNSLMLHGIVYASHARKLETDPQHDFAAGVRAYFGTGTQLQEMYITHNLLTEKNWDELAEAARWARRHAATLVDTHWVGGDPGHGEPYGHAAWSRENAILTLRNPSDKPQSLWLDPAEAFEIPNEARQSYRMVPAWRADQWGEPIKPESVLLEAGTAHEFRLKPFEVLTLHGH, encoded by the coding sequence ATGGAGCGCAGGGAATTTTTGGAGCGGGGAGCCGCGGCTGTAGCCGCGGCGATGACTGCCGGTTGGGCGCTGTCGCGGGGTTTACAGGCGCAGGCGCCGGCGATCGCGAGGGTGAGCGGGAATCGGGCGAAGCTCAGCAATGACATCTTCGACGTCACCTGGGACTCGGGGACGGGCCTGCGCCTCGTCAGCCTGCGCGCGCCAGCGCTACCGCAGCTTGGGCCGATGCCGGTGTTCTGGCTGCAGGTGAACGGCAACACTGTCGACTCGACCCAACTGCGCGTGACGGCTCCCTTGCAGCAGCGGGTGCTGCAGCCCGACGCCGGCGCTGCTTGTTTTGCGGAACGTTTGCCGGGACGGCAGGTGACGGTGACACTGGCGGATCCGGCGGGCGCGTATCAGGTGCGTTGGCGGGCGCTGCTGCGCGACGGCTCGCATTATTTGCGGCAGGAAATCGAAATCATGGCCGGTGGCAGCGACGTGCCGATTAGCGCAGTCACGCTGATCAATCTCGCCGCGAGGGGCGCGCGCGTCGAGGGCAAAGTCAAAGGCTCGCCGATCACGCTGACCGAGACAACCGGGGAGTCGGGCATCCGAAAGGGAGGGTGGTTTCTGGGCCTTGAGCATCCGCTGTCACAGAGCGAAGTCAGCGGCGGCCGGGCGCGGTGCGAGTTTTCACGGGGGCTGCCTTTGGCGGCCAATCACACCGCGGTCTATTCGAGCGTGATCGGTGTGGCGGCGCCGGGGCAGATGCGGCGCGATTTCCAGCGCTACATCGAGCGCGAGCGCGCGCATCCCTACCGGCCATTTTTGCATTACAACTCCTGGTTCGATCTCGGCTACTTCACTCCTTACGATGCCTACGGTTGCCTGGACCGCATTCATGCCTTCGGCGAGCAGCTTTACCGGCGGCGGAGCGTGCAGCTCGATTCGTTTCTGTTTGACGATGGCTGGGACAACCACAAGGACTGGGGATTCAATAGGGGCTTTCCTGACGGCTTCACACCGCTCGAAGCGGCGACGGCGGCGATGGGCGCCGGGCCGGGCGTGTGGCTGTCGCCCTGGGGTGGTTACGGGCCGCCGCGCAAGGAGCGGCTGGCGTGGGGCAAGAAGCTCGGCTATGAAGAGAACCGGTACGGGCTGGCGCTCTCCGGGCCGGTCTATTACAAGCGGTTTCATGAGGTCTGCCTGGAGATGGTGACGCGCTACGGCGTGAATCAGTTCAAGCTCGACGGTACGGGCAGCAACGCGCGCGTCGTACCCGGCAGCCAGTTCGGCAGCGACTTTGAAGCGGCGATCAGCCTGATTGCCGACATGCGCCACGCGAAACCGGATTTATTCGTGAACCTGACGACGGGAACGTATCCCTCGCCGTTCTGGCTACGTTATGCCGACTCGACCTGGCGCGGCGGCTACGATACGAACTTTGCCGGGGTGGGCAGCGACCGCCAGCAGTGGATCACCTATCGCGATGGCGCCACGTACCGCAACGTTGTGGGCCGCGGGCCGCTGTATCCGCTGAACTCGCTGATGCTGCACGGCATCGTTTATGCCAGCCATGCGCGCAAGCTCGAAACCGATCCGCAACACGATTTTGCCGCAGGGGTACGCGCCTACTTCGGCACCGGTACGCAATTGCAGGAAATGTACATCACGCACAACCTGCTAACCGAGAAGAACTGGGATGAGTTGGCGGAAGCGGCGCGCTGGGCGCGGCGTCATGCTGCGACGCTGGTCGATACGCACTGGGTGGGCGGCGATCCAGGCCACGGCGAACCCTATGGCCACGCCGCCTGGTCACGGGAGAATGCCATCCTGACGCTGCGCAACCCGAGCGACAAGCCGCAGAGTCTCTGGCTCGATCCGGCAGAAGCGTTTGAGATCCCCAACGAGGCGCGGCAGAGCTACCGGATGGTTCCTGCGTGGCGCGCAGACCAATGGGGCGAACCCATCAAACCGGAGTCAGTGCTTCTCGAAGCCGGCACGGCGCATGAATTTCGCCTCAAGCCTTTCGAAGTGCTGACGTTGCACGGGCATTAG
- a CDS encoding acyl-CoA thioesterase: protein MTEIVLPNDANIVGNILGGRVMHLVDLCCAIAASRHAGSICVTASIDQMDFRYPIHIGELVIVKASVNRAFHTSMEIGAKVFAESLLSGRRRHTSSAYLTFVAVDEHGDRIAVPPVLPETEEEKRRYEKAAVRREYRLSQRPRPIHHE, encoded by the coding sequence ATGACGGAGATCGTGTTGCCGAACGACGCCAACATCGTCGGCAATATTCTCGGCGGCCGAGTGATGCATTTGGTGGATTTGTGCTGCGCCATCGCGGCGTCACGCCACGCCGGCAGCATTTGTGTGACGGCGTCCATCGATCAGATGGATTTCCGCTACCCCATCCACATTGGCGAGCTGGTCATCGTCAAAGCCAGCGTGAACCGGGCGTTTCATACCTCGATGGAGATCGGGGCCAAGGTGTTTGCGGAGTCGCTGCTGAGCGGACGGCGCCGTCATACCAGCTCGGCCTATCTGACGTTTGTCGCGGTTGATGAGCACGGCGACCGCATTGCCGTGCCGCCGGTGTTGCCGGAAACCGAGGAAGAGAAGCGGCGTTACGAAAAAGCTGCCGTGCGCCGCGAATACCGCCTCAGCCAGCGCCCGCGCCCCATACATCACGAGTAG
- a CDS encoding radical SAM protein, with amino-acid sequence MREVEAAAAAHPTLPREAVVKEDILRTGIAFSPAALKLAAQFKAKAYFIFSFDLVPLNEMEQQEHWSAPEEIWLEAGPWNFRPTIISVRLNPASPYRIEATGDTAELQLDGETLATVKFPPVPEYYTRSLASGKRVIEIAPTIEWGYLVYLTVFRICQYFGDKEECQFCDINNNYRQQIQEGRPYTGVKSVDEILEALALIASTDSASRAYTITGGSITSKLKGKTEADFYAEYAAAIESRFPGRWIGKMVTQALPLEEARKFKQAGIQIYHPNYEVWDERLFGILCPGKSRYVGRSEWHKRILDAAEIFGPSHVIPNFVAGIEMSKPHGFTDVAEAIRSTGAGLDFFMSHGVCPRFTTWCAEPLTRLGKDNAGGAPLEYHLRLLETWRDTHAKYKLPVPPGYGDPGSGRAVFSVSSFMDVI; translated from the coding sequence TTGCGCGAAGTCGAAGCCGCCGCTGCCGCCCATCCCACCCTGCCGCGCGAAGCTGTCGTCAAAGAAGACATCCTGCGCACCGGCATCGCTTTTTCGCCCGCGGCGCTCAAGCTCGCGGCTCAGTTTAAGGCTAAGGCATACTTCATCTTTTCCTTCGATCTGGTGCCATTAAACGAGATGGAGCAGCAGGAACACTGGAGCGCGCCGGAAGAAATCTGGCTCGAAGCCGGCCCCTGGAACTTCCGCCCGACCATCATTTCCGTCCGCCTGAATCCGGCCTCGCCCTACCGCATCGAGGCCACCGGCGACACCGCCGAGCTGCAACTCGACGGCGAAACTCTCGCCACGGTCAAGTTCCCGCCCGTCCCGGAGTATTACACCCGCTCGCTGGCGAGCGGCAAGCGCGTCATCGAAATCGCGCCCACCATCGAATGGGGCTACCTCGTCTATCTCACCGTCTTCCGCATCTGCCAGTACTTCGGCGACAAAGAAGAGTGCCAGTTCTGCGACATCAATAACAACTACCGCCAGCAGATTCAGGAGGGCCGACCCTACACTGGCGTCAAGTCCGTGGACGAAATTCTCGAAGCCCTCGCCCTCATCGCCTCCACCGATTCTGCCAGCCGCGCCTACACCATCACCGGTGGCAGCATCACCTCCAAACTCAAGGGCAAAACCGAAGCTGACTTCTACGCCGAATATGCCGCCGCCATCGAGTCACGCTTCCCCGGCCGCTGGATCGGCAAAATGGTCACGCAGGCGCTGCCGCTGGAAGAAGCCCGCAAATTCAAGCAGGCCGGTATTCAGATTTACCACCCCAACTACGAAGTCTGGGATGAGCGCCTCTTCGGTATTCTCTGCCCCGGCAAGAGCCGTTACGTCGGTCGCAGCGAATGGCACAAGCGCATCCTCGACGCCGCCGAAATCTTCGGTCCCTCGCACGTCATCCCCAACTTCGTCGCCGGCATCGAGATGTCGAAGCCGCACGGCTTCACCGACGTTGCCGAGGCCATCCGCTCGACCGGCGCGGGCCTCGACTTTTTTATGTCCCATGGCGTCTGCCCGCGCTTCACCACCTGGTGCGCTGAGCCGCTCACCCGCCTGGGCAAAGACAACGCCGGTGGCGCCCCGCTCGAATACCACCTGCGCCTGCTCGAAACCTGGCGCGACACCCACGCCAAATACAAGCTGCCCGTCCCGCCCGGCTACGGCGACCCCGGCTCCGGCCGCGCCGTCTTCTCCGTCAGCTCATTTATGGACGTGATCTAG